From a region of the Mercurialis annua linkage group LG1-X, ddMerAnnu1.2, whole genome shotgun sequence genome:
- the LOC126683167 gene encoding transcription factor IIIB 60 kDa subunit-like isoform X2: MVFCKSCHEDAPGFRDTTGILSCGRCGRVFKFDNYSEEPTFGKDKFGQISVGTQRVPSIETENFSRQRLYDRAYDDMKDIKNGLEMGENVAIVDEAMVYYRIAVERNFTKGRRTEQVQAACLYIACRENRKPYLLIDFSNFLRINIYVLGAVFLQLCKVLNLTEHPICQKLLDPSIFIHKYTASLSGGKNKDISDAALTIIASMNRDWIQTGRRPSGLWGAALYIAALSHGLTCTKLDILERVHVCEATLSKRLIEFENTESGSLTMEEIIAKAEELRENSTDLSSSMLKPSNSKGLLCQHKGTKRAPLACGLCHECYEYFIGFDGGSDPPAFQLAERKRKDNLSAINNDHVSNSLDKELHSQHIDIDERLPLKEPAGVAAQRFPTDDVDYGRLHEDMSSKALDESGNFSDIDDAEVDGYLHNEEEVQFKRIIWEEMNREYLEEQAAKEAVAAAAKEAWEAKFKDCPEKMQAARELEAAVADAVAKTKKERQQKRAAEAKNSVPPESASEAARQMLTKKRLSSKINYDALEKLFDERGPEDAKKQRTESHTDADADDKLLETEDKYYDLGRDDHNENEDAETYNNNNNFDYSYDFQDADDYSFDDT, encoded by the exons ATGGTGTTTTGTAAATCATGTCATGAAGATGCTCCTGGATTTCGAGACACTACTGGCATCTT ATCATGCGGTAGATGTGGCAGagtttttaaatttgataattattCCGAGGAACCTACATTTGGGAAAGATAAATTCGGCCag ATCTCGGTGGGAACACAAAGGGTGCCGAGTATTGAAACTGAAAACTTTTCAAGGCAGAGGTTATATGACAGAG CTTATGATGATATGAAAGACATAAAAAATGGATTGGAAATGGGTGAGAATGTTGCTATCGTTGACGAAGCTATGGTGTATTATCGG ATAGCGGTTGAGCGAAATTTCACCAAGGGGCGTAGAACAGAACAAGTGCAGGCTGCTTGTCTTTACATTGCATGTCG GGAGAACAGAAAGCCATATCTTCTCATCGACTTTTCAAATTTCTTGAGAATTAATAT TTATGTGCTAGGTGCTGTTTTCTTACAGCTTTGCAAAGTTTTGAATCTTACAGAGCATCCCATTTGCCAGAAACTTCTTGATCCATCCATTTTCATTCATAAATATACTGCCA GTCTATCGGGAGGCAAAAATAAGGATATTTCTGATGCAGCACTCACCATTATAGCTAGCATGAATCGTGATTGGATTCAG ACGGGGAGAAGGCCCAGTGGGTTATGGGGTGCAGCGTTATATATAGCTGCACTTTCACATGGTCTAACTTGTACTAAATTAGACATT TTAGAACGGGTCCATGTTTGTGAAGCGACACTCTCAAAGCGTTTGATAGAATTTGAGAATACAGAGTCTGGGAGCTTAACG ATGGAAGAAATTATTGCAAAGGCAGAAGAGCTTAGGGAAAATTCAACAGATCTGTCAAGTTCTATGTTGAAGCCATCAAACTCGAAAGGGCTACTTTGTCAACACAAGGGTACGAAGAGAGCTCCTTTGGCCTGTGGACTTTGTCATGAGTGTTATGAGTAT TTCATAGGATTTGATGGTGGATCAGATCCTCCAGCTTTCCAGCTTGCTGAGAGGAAAAGGAAGGATAATCTATCTGCTATAAACAATGATCATGTCTCAAATTCA CTCGATAAAGAGTTGCACAGCCAGCATATTGATATAGATGAAAGACTGCCATTGAAAGAGCCAGCAGGCGTAG CTGCTCAGCGTTTTCCTACTGATGATGTTGATTATGGCAGATTGCATGAAGATATGAGTTCCAAAGCTCTCGATGAATCCGGCAACTTTTCTGATATTGATGACGCGGAG GTTGATGGCTACCTTCACAATGAGGAGGAGGTTCAGTTCAAAAGGATCATTTGGGAAGAAATGAATCGGGAGTATCTTGAG GAACAGGCAGCTAAAGAAGCAGTCGCAGCAGCTGCTAAGGAAGCTTGGGAGGCAAAATTCAAGGACTGCCCAGAGAAAATGCAAGCTGCAAGGGAGCTCGAAGCTGCTGTTGCTGATGCTGTGGCTAAAACTAAAAAG GAAAGGCAACAAAAGCGTGCTGCAGAAGCAAAAAACTCAGTTCCTCCAGAGTCTGCTTCAGAAGCTGCTCGTCAAATGCTGACAAAGAAG AGACTCAGTTCGAAAATCAACTATGACGCATTGGAGAAACTCTTTGATGAACGC GGCCCTGAAGATGCAAAGAAACAACGAACTGAATCACATACTGATGCTGATGCTGATGACAAACTTCTTGAAACAGAAGACAAATATTATGATTTGGGGCGAGATGATCATAATGAAAATGAGGATGCTGaaacatataataataataacaattttgATTATAGTTATGATTTTCAGGACGCCGATGATTACAGTTTTGATGACACGTAG
- the LOC126683167 gene encoding transcription factor IIIB 60 kDa subunit-like isoform X4: MVFCKSCHEDAPGFRDTTGILSCGRCGRVFKFDNYSEEPTFGKDKFGQISVGTQRVPSIETENFSRQRLYDRAYDDMKDIKNGLEMGENVAIVDEAMVYYRIAVERNFTKGRRTEQVQAACLYIACRENRKPYLLIDFSNFLRINIYVLGAVFLQLCKVLNLTEHPICQKLLDPSIFIHKYTASLSGGKNKDISDAALTIIASMNRDWIQTGRRPSGLWGAALYIAALSHGLTCTKLDILERVHVCEATLSKRLIEFENTESGSLTMEEIIAKAEELRENSTDLSSSMLKPSNSKGLLCQHKGTKRAPLACGLCHECYEYFIGFDGGSDPPAFQLAERKRKDNLSAINNDHVSNSLDKELHSQHIDIDERLPLKEPAGVGEAAQRFPTDDVDYGRLHEDMSSKALDESGNFSDIDDAEVDGYLHNEEEVQFKRIIWEEMNREYLEEQAAKEAVAAAAKEAWEAKFKDCPEKMQAARELEAAVADAVAKTKKERQQKRAAEAKNSVPPESASEAARQMLTKKRLSSKINYDALEKLFDERIPFCALTSIVTNYWLSSHIYCTTPVSGCIFQQTDTVNFLYHCIFL, from the exons ATGGTGTTTTGTAAATCATGTCATGAAGATGCTCCTGGATTTCGAGACACTACTGGCATCTT ATCATGCGGTAGATGTGGCAGagtttttaaatttgataattattCCGAGGAACCTACATTTGGGAAAGATAAATTCGGCCag ATCTCGGTGGGAACACAAAGGGTGCCGAGTATTGAAACTGAAAACTTTTCAAGGCAGAGGTTATATGACAGAG CTTATGATGATATGAAAGACATAAAAAATGGATTGGAAATGGGTGAGAATGTTGCTATCGTTGACGAAGCTATGGTGTATTATCGG ATAGCGGTTGAGCGAAATTTCACCAAGGGGCGTAGAACAGAACAAGTGCAGGCTGCTTGTCTTTACATTGCATGTCG GGAGAACAGAAAGCCATATCTTCTCATCGACTTTTCAAATTTCTTGAGAATTAATAT TTATGTGCTAGGTGCTGTTTTCTTACAGCTTTGCAAAGTTTTGAATCTTACAGAGCATCCCATTTGCCAGAAACTTCTTGATCCATCCATTTTCATTCATAAATATACTGCCA GTCTATCGGGAGGCAAAAATAAGGATATTTCTGATGCAGCACTCACCATTATAGCTAGCATGAATCGTGATTGGATTCAG ACGGGGAGAAGGCCCAGTGGGTTATGGGGTGCAGCGTTATATATAGCTGCACTTTCACATGGTCTAACTTGTACTAAATTAGACATT TTAGAACGGGTCCATGTTTGTGAAGCGACACTCTCAAAGCGTTTGATAGAATTTGAGAATACAGAGTCTGGGAGCTTAACG ATGGAAGAAATTATTGCAAAGGCAGAAGAGCTTAGGGAAAATTCAACAGATCTGTCAAGTTCTATGTTGAAGCCATCAAACTCGAAAGGGCTACTTTGTCAACACAAGGGTACGAAGAGAGCTCCTTTGGCCTGTGGACTTTGTCATGAGTGTTATGAGTAT TTCATAGGATTTGATGGTGGATCAGATCCTCCAGCTTTCCAGCTTGCTGAGAGGAAAAGGAAGGATAATCTATCTGCTATAAACAATGATCATGTCTCAAATTCA CTCGATAAAGAGTTGCACAGCCAGCATATTGATATAGATGAAAGACTGCCATTGAAAGAGCCAGCAGGCGTAG GTGAAGCTGCTCAGCGTTTTCCTACTGATGATGTTGATTATGGCAGATTGCATGAAGATATGAGTTCCAAAGCTCTCGATGAATCCGGCAACTTTTCTGATATTGATGACGCGGAG GTTGATGGCTACCTTCACAATGAGGAGGAGGTTCAGTTCAAAAGGATCATTTGGGAAGAAATGAATCGGGAGTATCTTGAG GAACAGGCAGCTAAAGAAGCAGTCGCAGCAGCTGCTAAGGAAGCTTGGGAGGCAAAATTCAAGGACTGCCCAGAGAAAATGCAAGCTGCAAGGGAGCTCGAAGCTGCTGTTGCTGATGCTGTGGCTAAAACTAAAAAG GAAAGGCAACAAAAGCGTGCTGCAGAAGCAAAAAACTCAGTTCCTCCAGAGTCTGCTTCAGAAGCTGCTCGTCAAATGCTGACAAAGAAG AGACTCAGTTCGAAAATCAACTATGACGCATTGGAGAAACTCTTTGATGAACGC ATTCCATTCTGTGCTCTAACTTCTATTGTCACAAATTACTGGCTATCAAGCCACATATATTGTACGACACCTGTTTCAGGCTGTATATTTCAGCAGACAGACACTGTTAATTTTCTATATCATTGTATTTTCTTATAA
- the LOC126683167 gene encoding transcription factor IIIB 60 kDa subunit-like isoform X3: MVFCKSCHEDAPGFRDTTGILSCGRCGRVFKFDNYSEEPTFGKDKFGQISVGTQRVPSIETENFSRQRLYDRAYDDMKDIKNGLEMGENVAIVDEAMVYYRIAVERNFTKGRRTEQVQAACLYIACRENRKPYLLIDFSNFLRINIYVLGAVFLQLCKVLNLTEHPICQKLLDPSIFIHKYTASLSGGKNKDISDAALTIIASMNRDWIQTGRRPSGLWGAALYIAALSHGLTCTKLDILERVHVCEATLSKRLIEFENTESGSLTMEEIIAKAEELRENSTDLSSSMLKPSNSKGLLCQHKGTKRAPLACGLCHECYEYFIGFDGGSDPPAFQLAERKRKDNLSAINNDHVSNSLDKELHSQHIDIDERLPLKEPAGVGEAAQRFPTDDVDYGRLHEDMSSKALDESGNFSDIDDAEVDGYLHNEEEVQFKRIIWEEMNREYLEEQAAKEAVAAAAKEAWEAKFKDCPEKMQAARELEAAVADAVAKTKKERQQKRAAEAKNSVPPESASEAARQMLTKKRLSSKINYDALEKLFDERFLLHFPEMKIPFCALTSIVTNYWLSSHIYCTTPVSGCIFQQTDTVNFLYHCIFL, from the exons ATGGTGTTTTGTAAATCATGTCATGAAGATGCTCCTGGATTTCGAGACACTACTGGCATCTT ATCATGCGGTAGATGTGGCAGagtttttaaatttgataattattCCGAGGAACCTACATTTGGGAAAGATAAATTCGGCCag ATCTCGGTGGGAACACAAAGGGTGCCGAGTATTGAAACTGAAAACTTTTCAAGGCAGAGGTTATATGACAGAG CTTATGATGATATGAAAGACATAAAAAATGGATTGGAAATGGGTGAGAATGTTGCTATCGTTGACGAAGCTATGGTGTATTATCGG ATAGCGGTTGAGCGAAATTTCACCAAGGGGCGTAGAACAGAACAAGTGCAGGCTGCTTGTCTTTACATTGCATGTCG GGAGAACAGAAAGCCATATCTTCTCATCGACTTTTCAAATTTCTTGAGAATTAATAT TTATGTGCTAGGTGCTGTTTTCTTACAGCTTTGCAAAGTTTTGAATCTTACAGAGCATCCCATTTGCCAGAAACTTCTTGATCCATCCATTTTCATTCATAAATATACTGCCA GTCTATCGGGAGGCAAAAATAAGGATATTTCTGATGCAGCACTCACCATTATAGCTAGCATGAATCGTGATTGGATTCAG ACGGGGAGAAGGCCCAGTGGGTTATGGGGTGCAGCGTTATATATAGCTGCACTTTCACATGGTCTAACTTGTACTAAATTAGACATT TTAGAACGGGTCCATGTTTGTGAAGCGACACTCTCAAAGCGTTTGATAGAATTTGAGAATACAGAGTCTGGGAGCTTAACG ATGGAAGAAATTATTGCAAAGGCAGAAGAGCTTAGGGAAAATTCAACAGATCTGTCAAGTTCTATGTTGAAGCCATCAAACTCGAAAGGGCTACTTTGTCAACACAAGGGTACGAAGAGAGCTCCTTTGGCCTGTGGACTTTGTCATGAGTGTTATGAGTAT TTCATAGGATTTGATGGTGGATCAGATCCTCCAGCTTTCCAGCTTGCTGAGAGGAAAAGGAAGGATAATCTATCTGCTATAAACAATGATCATGTCTCAAATTCA CTCGATAAAGAGTTGCACAGCCAGCATATTGATATAGATGAAAGACTGCCATTGAAAGAGCCAGCAGGCGTAG GTGAAGCTGCTCAGCGTTTTCCTACTGATGATGTTGATTATGGCAGATTGCATGAAGATATGAGTTCCAAAGCTCTCGATGAATCCGGCAACTTTTCTGATATTGATGACGCGGAG GTTGATGGCTACCTTCACAATGAGGAGGAGGTTCAGTTCAAAAGGATCATTTGGGAAGAAATGAATCGGGAGTATCTTGAG GAACAGGCAGCTAAAGAAGCAGTCGCAGCAGCTGCTAAGGAAGCTTGGGAGGCAAAATTCAAGGACTGCCCAGAGAAAATGCAAGCTGCAAGGGAGCTCGAAGCTGCTGTTGCTGATGCTGTGGCTAAAACTAAAAAG GAAAGGCAACAAAAGCGTGCTGCAGAAGCAAAAAACTCAGTTCCTCCAGAGTCTGCTTCAGAAGCTGCTCGTCAAATGCTGACAAAGAAG AGACTCAGTTCGAAAATCAACTATGACGCATTGGAGAAACTCTTTGATGAACGC TTCCTCTTGCATTTTCCGGAAATGAAGATTCCATTCTGTGCTCTAACTTCTATTGTCACAAATTACTGGCTATCAAGCCACATATATTGTACGACACCTGTTTCAGGCTGTATATTTCAGCAGACAGACACTGTTAATTTTCTATATCATTGTATTTTCTTATAA
- the LOC126683159 gene encoding transcription factor IIIB 60 kDa subunit-like translates to MVYCKSCAKDVLGVRDADGLLSCGRCGRVLKFDNYSEEVTFVKNKSGQSSVGGKLVRSVENENFSRQRLYDRAYDDMIYIKNGLEMGENVAIVDQAMVYYRIAVERNFTKGRRTEQVQAACLYIACRENRKPYLLIDFSNFLKINIYVLGAVFLQLCKVLNLTEHPICQKLLDPSIFIHKYTASLAGGKNKDISDAALTIIASMNRDWIQTGRRPSGLWGAALYIAALSHGLTCTKLDILERVHVCEATLSKRLIEFENTESGSLTMEEIIAKAEELRENSTDLSSSMLKPSKTEELLCQHKGTSRAPLAYGLCHECYEYFIGFDGGSDPPAFQRAERKRKDNLSSINNDHGSNSLDKELHSQRVDIDERPVLKEPVGTGEAAPRVPTDDGDYGNLHEDEDMSSKALDESGNFSDIDDAEVDGYLHNEEEVQFKRIIWEEMNREYLEEQAAKEAVAAAAKEAWEAKFKDCPEKMEAARELEAAVAAAVAKTKKEKQQKRAAEAKNSVPPQSASEAARQMLTKKRLSSKINYDALEKLFDERGPEGAKKQRSDADDKLPETEDKNDDLGPDDQNANEDEEDAETYNINNNNYDYNYDFQDEDDYSFDDT, encoded by the exons ATGGTGTATTGTAAATCATGTGCTAAAGATGTTCTTGGGGTTCGAGACGCAGATGGTCTCTT ATCATGCGGTAGATGTGGCAGAGTTTTGAAATTTGATAATTATTCCGAGGAAGTTACATTTGTGAAAAATAAGTCCGGCCAG AGCTCGGTGGGAGGAAAGTTGGTGAGGAgtgttgaaaatgaaaatttttcAAGACAAAGGTTATATGATAGAG CGTATGATGATATGATATACATAAAGAATGGCTTGGAAATGGGTGAGAATGTTGCTATAGTTGACCAAGCTATGGTGTATTATCGG ATAGCGGTTGAGCGAAATTTCACTAAGGGGCGTAGAACAGAACAAGTGCAGGCTGCTTGTCTTTACATTGCATGTCG GGAGAACAGAAAGCCATATCTTCTCATTGACTTTTcgaatttcttgaaaattaatAT TTATGTGCTAGGTGCTGTTTTCTTACAGCTTTGCAAAGTATTGAATCTTACAGAGCATCCCATTTGTCAGAAACTTCTTGATCCATCCATTTTCATTCATAAATATACAGCTA GTCTAGCAGGTGGCAAAAATAAGGATATTTCTGATGCAGCACTAACCATTATAGCTAGCATGAATCGTGATTGGATTCAG ACTGGGAGAAGACCCAGTGGGTTATGGGGTGCAGCGTTATATATAGCTGCACTTTCACATGGTCTAACTTGTACTAAATTAGACATT TTAGAACGGGTCCATGTTTGTGAAGCAACACTCTCAAAGCGTTTGATAGAATTTGAGAATACAGAGTCTGGGAGCTTAACG ATGGAAGAAATTATTGCAAAGGCAGAAGAGCTTAGGGAAAATTCAACAGATCTGTCAAGTTCTATGTTGAAGCCATCAAAAACGGAAGAGCTACTTTGTCAACACAAGGGTACTAGTAGAGCTCCTTTGGCCTACGGACTCTGTCATGAGTGTTATGAGTAT TTCATAGGATTTGATGGTGGATCAGATCCTCCAGCTTTCCAGCGTGCTGAGAGGAAAAGGAAGGATAATCTATCTTCTATAAACAATGATCATGGCTCAAATTCG CTTGATAAAGAGTTGCACAGCCAGCGCGTTGATATAGATGAAAGACCGGTATTGAAAGAGCCAGTAGGCACAG GCGAAGCTGCTCCGCGTGTTCCTACTGATGATGGTGATTATGGTAACTTGCATGAAGATGAAGATATGAGCTCCAAAGCTCTTGATGAATCCGGCAACTTTTCAGATATTGATGATGCTGAG GTTGATGGCTACCTTCACAACGAGGAGGAGGTGCAGTTCAAAAGGATCATTTGGGAAGAAATGAATCGGGAGTATCTTGAG GAACAGGCAGCTAAAGAAGCAGTCGCAGCAGCTGCTAAGGAAGCGTGGGAGGCAAAATTCAAGGATTGCCCAGAGAAAATGGAAGCTGCAAGGGAGCTCGAAGCAGCTGTTGCAGCAGCTGTAGCAAAAACTAAAAAG GAGAAGCAACAAAAGCGAGCTGCAGAAGCAAAAAACTCAGTTCCTCCGCAGTCTGCTTCAGAAGCTGCTCGTCAAATGCTGACAAAGAAG AGACTCAGTTCGAAGATCAACTATGACGCATTGGAGAAACTCTTTGATGAACGC GGCCCTGAGGGTGCAAAGAAACAACGATCTGATGCTGATGACAAACTTCCTGAAACAGAAGACAAAAATGATGATTTGGGGCCAGATGATCAAAATGCAAATGAGGATGAAGAGGATGCCGAAAcgtataatattaataataataattatgatTATAACTATGATTTTCAGGACGAGGATGATTACAGTTTTGATGACACATAG
- the LOC126683167 gene encoding transcription factor IIIB 60 kDa subunit-like isoform X1 codes for MVFCKSCHEDAPGFRDTTGILSCGRCGRVFKFDNYSEEPTFGKDKFGQISVGTQRVPSIETENFSRQRLYDRAYDDMKDIKNGLEMGENVAIVDEAMVYYRIAVERNFTKGRRTEQVQAACLYIACRENRKPYLLIDFSNFLRINIYVLGAVFLQLCKVLNLTEHPICQKLLDPSIFIHKYTASLSGGKNKDISDAALTIIASMNRDWIQTGRRPSGLWGAALYIAALSHGLTCTKLDILERVHVCEATLSKRLIEFENTESGSLTMEEIIAKAEELRENSTDLSSSMLKPSNSKGLLCQHKGTKRAPLACGLCHECYEYFIGFDGGSDPPAFQLAERKRKDNLSAINNDHVSNSLDKELHSQHIDIDERLPLKEPAGVGEAAQRFPTDDVDYGRLHEDMSSKALDESGNFSDIDDAEVDGYLHNEEEVQFKRIIWEEMNREYLEEQAAKEAVAAAAKEAWEAKFKDCPEKMQAARELEAAVADAVAKTKKERQQKRAAEAKNSVPPESASEAARQMLTKKRLSSKINYDALEKLFDERGPEDAKKQRTESHTDADADDKLLETEDKYYDLGRDDHNENEDAETYNNNNNFDYSYDFQDADDYSFDDT; via the exons ATGGTGTTTTGTAAATCATGTCATGAAGATGCTCCTGGATTTCGAGACACTACTGGCATCTT ATCATGCGGTAGATGTGGCAGagtttttaaatttgataattattCCGAGGAACCTACATTTGGGAAAGATAAATTCGGCCag ATCTCGGTGGGAACACAAAGGGTGCCGAGTATTGAAACTGAAAACTTTTCAAGGCAGAGGTTATATGACAGAG CTTATGATGATATGAAAGACATAAAAAATGGATTGGAAATGGGTGAGAATGTTGCTATCGTTGACGAAGCTATGGTGTATTATCGG ATAGCGGTTGAGCGAAATTTCACCAAGGGGCGTAGAACAGAACAAGTGCAGGCTGCTTGTCTTTACATTGCATGTCG GGAGAACAGAAAGCCATATCTTCTCATCGACTTTTCAAATTTCTTGAGAATTAATAT TTATGTGCTAGGTGCTGTTTTCTTACAGCTTTGCAAAGTTTTGAATCTTACAGAGCATCCCATTTGCCAGAAACTTCTTGATCCATCCATTTTCATTCATAAATATACTGCCA GTCTATCGGGAGGCAAAAATAAGGATATTTCTGATGCAGCACTCACCATTATAGCTAGCATGAATCGTGATTGGATTCAG ACGGGGAGAAGGCCCAGTGGGTTATGGGGTGCAGCGTTATATATAGCTGCACTTTCACATGGTCTAACTTGTACTAAATTAGACATT TTAGAACGGGTCCATGTTTGTGAAGCGACACTCTCAAAGCGTTTGATAGAATTTGAGAATACAGAGTCTGGGAGCTTAACG ATGGAAGAAATTATTGCAAAGGCAGAAGAGCTTAGGGAAAATTCAACAGATCTGTCAAGTTCTATGTTGAAGCCATCAAACTCGAAAGGGCTACTTTGTCAACACAAGGGTACGAAGAGAGCTCCTTTGGCCTGTGGACTTTGTCATGAGTGTTATGAGTAT TTCATAGGATTTGATGGTGGATCAGATCCTCCAGCTTTCCAGCTTGCTGAGAGGAAAAGGAAGGATAATCTATCTGCTATAAACAATGATCATGTCTCAAATTCA CTCGATAAAGAGTTGCACAGCCAGCATATTGATATAGATGAAAGACTGCCATTGAAAGAGCCAGCAGGCGTAG GTGAAGCTGCTCAGCGTTTTCCTACTGATGATGTTGATTATGGCAGATTGCATGAAGATATGAGTTCCAAAGCTCTCGATGAATCCGGCAACTTTTCTGATATTGATGACGCGGAG GTTGATGGCTACCTTCACAATGAGGAGGAGGTTCAGTTCAAAAGGATCATTTGGGAAGAAATGAATCGGGAGTATCTTGAG GAACAGGCAGCTAAAGAAGCAGTCGCAGCAGCTGCTAAGGAAGCTTGGGAGGCAAAATTCAAGGACTGCCCAGAGAAAATGCAAGCTGCAAGGGAGCTCGAAGCTGCTGTTGCTGATGCTGTGGCTAAAACTAAAAAG GAAAGGCAACAAAAGCGTGCTGCAGAAGCAAAAAACTCAGTTCCTCCAGAGTCTGCTTCAGAAGCTGCTCGTCAAATGCTGACAAAGAAG AGACTCAGTTCGAAAATCAACTATGACGCATTGGAGAAACTCTTTGATGAACGC GGCCCTGAAGATGCAAAGAAACAACGAACTGAATCACATACTGATGCTGATGCTGATGACAAACTTCTTGAAACAGAAGACAAATATTATGATTTGGGGCGAGATGATCATAATGAAAATGAGGATGCTGaaacatataataataataacaattttgATTATAGTTATGATTTTCAGGACGCCGATGATTACAGTTTTGATGACACGTAG